The nucleotide sequence ATACACCTTCCTATAATCTTTTTGCGAAGGATCGCTTTCTTACCAGGAATATGATGCAATGGTTCTGGGATAACTACACCACAAATCCGGAGGACCGTAAACACAAATATGCTTCACCGCTGCAGGCGCGGCCGGAAGAGCTGGAGGGGCTGCCCCCTGCCCTGGTACAAACTGCAGAAAATGATGTACTGCGCGATGAGGGCGAGGCCTATGCGCGCAAGTTGAATGAAGCCGGCGTACCTGTAACACACACCCGCTACCAGGGGATGATCCATGATTATGGGATGCTGAACCCGTTGGCACATATTCCCGCAGTACAAACCGCCGTATTGCAGGCTGCAGCATTTATCAAAAAGCAGTTGTTTGCTTAGATGAGGGAACTGAAAATGGTACGACCGTAATCTCATTTTCCGCAGGGCAGTGATAAGCGTTGCCACGGATGCATACCGGTACTGATGCTCCGGATAGTTGTCCGATCAGGAAACAACCGATAAACTTATATCTTTTGCTGCACCTGCCAGTAATGCCCAAAGGGGTCTTTGACTACACCCTGCCGGTATCCGTATTCATAATCCTGTGCCGGATTGATTTCCACAGCACCGGCGCTGATGGCATGTTTCATTACGGAATCCACATCAGCAACAAAAAGGCCGATACAAACCGTGGTACCGTTGTGTACATCAGGTGAAAAATAACAGGAGGCTGAGGTAGTTTCGTGCAGATGAAATAAGGTTCCGCTGATGCTTAGCTCGGATACATGAATGCTGCCGTCTTCATTGGAGAAGCGCCGCAGCTCGACAGCACCGAATGCCCTTTCATAAAAAGAAACATCGCGTACGCCATTGGGGATAAAAAGCTCGGGAGCAAAAAAGGTATCGTTGTTCATTACTCTAAAGTAATAAAAAGAAATCCTGATTGCAAAAGAAGGTATTACCGTTTAAAGTGCCGGCAGACAGTCTGCCGGCAATCAGCAACCAGCCCGTATCGCCCGCCTCTGGTTTCAGTGTCCTCCTTTTAACCACTAACGCACCCTAAACATCAATGGCACAGAAGAACTCTGTGCCATTTGAAAGTGGTGCATAAGTTGAGCTATGGACATACTGATAGTAAATGCAAACTGCTAACCTTATAACCAATGAATCGAATGCTGTATGGATCATGTATCCATGCTGAATAACGCTAAGAGGTTAATATACTTTTAACAAATTCCTTGCCAGATTCATCTTCACAGCCAGGGGACATCAATAAAAAATTATTTTACGCTTAAAAAAAACAACTCCTGTGCTGCTGCCGTTCCTTTTGTTTTCGTCAAATGATCTTCAATACCCATTTAGGAGAAACGCCTTAATACGCCCTGTTGCGGCCAAACATGGCAATACCTGCTTGTTTTGGTGCTATTCTTGAACCCGGAAGGGTATGGACCTTTCCGGTTTGATCATACAAAAAATAAAAGACACCGGCGCCATCTCCTTCAGGGATTATATGGAATTGTGTCTGTATCATCCCCTGCTGGGCTATTACACCGCAGAGGAGCACCCCACGGCACCACAAGAAGATTTTTATACCTGCGCCACACTTACTCCTGCCTTCGGAATCATAATAGCCAGGCAGCTGGAGGAAATTTGCGGTTTTACGCTTCAGTCGGGCTTCCTGTTGTCGCAAACAGTGCTTATGGGCATGGGCAGCCGCATGAAAGTACTGATACAGGAGAAAGGGGGCGGCTTCAAAAAACTTTCCGGACTAAAGATGGACCCTTCGCCGGAAGGTATACCTGCAGCAACAGTGTTAAAGGAATCGGTAAAACCGATATAAACAACCGTGCCTGACGGTAATCATTCTTCACGCTTATTGTTTGAAGTCCGCAACATTCGTATGATCGTCCTTGCGATCTGTTCAATGGTCCCATCAATTATTTCATCCGCGCTGCCTTTAAAGATCTTGCACCGGTCGATGATATTTTTTTTAAATTCGATACAATAGAACATGGTACCCACAGGCTTTCCCGGCCTTTCGCTTCCGCCGGGGGTTGTAAGTCCGGTAACAGCCACGGAAATATCCGCCTTCATAAGCGCCCTGATCCGGAGGGCCATTTCGCGGGTCACTTCTTTCGACTCGGGACTGTAGCGTTCCACCAATGCAACGGGCACTTTCAGGATCTTTTCTTTTATGGCAGCATCATAACTTATCAATCCCCCCTTCAACACGGTCCCGGAATATTCCGTTTGTGAAAAAGCATAGGCCAGCTTACCTGCCGTAGCACTTTCAGCACTCGCCATAGTAAGTTGCTGTTCCGCCATCAGGCGGCTGCAGGTTTCAATAACCGTTTCATGCTGCTTTATCATCGCCGGTTACAGAGCTTTTAATTTTAAGCCGGTGCAGCGCTTCCGCAGCATCAATGGAATGCGAGGTATGCAGGTCTTTTTCCTTTGCCATAGCATCTGCCAGTTTTTGATAGTACTTATGCAGCGTATCCAGTTCCTGCTCGTTCAGGTCTTCCACATCTACCAGCCGGTTACTGGCCATCCTGCTGGCAGCGATCAGTTCATTCAGTTTTAACTGGATGGCTTTGGAATCTTTATTCTGTGTTTTTTGAATAAGAAATACCATAAGGAAGGTTATAATGGTAGTGCCTGTATTTATGACCAGCTGCCAGGTATCGGAGAACCCGAACACCGGGCCCGAAATCCCCCATACCAGTATCACGCCTGCCGCAATACCAAAGGCTGCGGACGAACCCGTCCAGCGGGTTACTTTATTAGCAGCACTTTCAAACCAGGAAGCTTTTGCTTTCATATTGCATGTTTCAAAAAGGCATTAGAAAATCATGCCATTCCTTTTTATAAATGACCGCAAAAAAAGACTCCGGAAGCCAGGAGCCGGAAGACCATTACCGGACGGATGCGCTGTTTCCTGTTGCGCTGCCAGACCTGCCCGGCAAAAAATCTTTATCAGACTCGCAATCCCAAAGAACGCATCTACATTAAGATAAGCGGGCCTGAAAACCGGTATCCTCGGGTACGCTGTCAATAAAAACACACAGACGAGGGATATCCCGGAACTGTATAATGACCGGTGCGCCGCATCTGCATTATCTGTTATGGTCACTTACTTCAACGATCAGCCTGACACCGAACTATGGAGTTATTTTGCCTTATCCAGACTTTTACTTTGTTCAAGATGGGTTCTCAATACAGGAAGCGTCTTATCAATAAACGCTTTGATATCGGCGTCCTTGACATTTTTCTGGCCGTCTTCAAAAAGTTTTACAGTCGCCTCATGATCTTTTACCATTTGTTTGATGTAGGCCTTATCAAAATCGGCAGCGCTCTTTGAGGTCAGATCGGCCTCTGTCTTTTGATTTGCTTCACTGGGCGCAGCCGGCAGGGTTATATTCTTACTTGCTGCCAATGTTTTCAATTCTTCGTTGGCTTTGGAGTGATCGGTCACCATCATTTGACCGAACTCTTTTACTTTCGGATCCGTAGCCTTACTTTGGGCAAGCTGCCCCAGCTGTACTTCAGCCATTCCGCCGTTTGCTGCGTCCACTGCAAATTTAGCATCGTCCTCTGCAGGAGCTGCCATCGGTATACCGGCCGACTGCGCACTATCGGTCACCGCTTCATTCACACTGTCTGCCTTGGCTGCCGGGTCATTGGAGTTTTGTCCGCCGCAGCTCCATAGGAAAATTGCAGTGGCGGTGATCAGGAGTTTGTTTGTTGTTTTCATACATATAATTTTTAAAATGCTTTAACGGGTCATCAAGAAGCAGGTACTGCTTAGCGATCCCGGCAATAGTAAAATACAATTATCGTTCCTGTATACTACCGGCCTCCGGAACGCTTCCACTTATATTCACAGCCTAAAACATTCGCTTTTCCATACACATTCGTTGAAAAAACGGGGAATATATTCCACAGTTTCGTACGACCACATTAGCACTCCTGTTATTTTTTTTTACCTGACCGGGATGGATATTAGATCAAATACGACGCAAAAAATCGGTACACAAAAGATGGAAAGTATAAAGTGTTTAAGGCAAAAATCACCGATGATACTTCAGCAGTCCGAATCCACTCAGTATATTAAAGTGTACGGCTCACATGTAGATAACCAGCTAATGATTGTCTTCCCCTTGGGTAAAACGCTGAATGCATCGTTACCCTTCGGTATTACAAAATAGCATCTTTTTAATCAGCAGTTCGTTCCCGGCCGGTCAGCGGAAGCCCTTATACTGATGAATGCCAGGGCGGCGATAAGCAGAAATTGCAACAACTGCCCATAAAGGGACGCCCCATTCAGTACTCCATGCCCGCTGCGTTGCAT is from Niabella beijingensis and encodes:
- a CDS encoding VOC family protein; this encodes MNNDTFFAPELFIPNGVRDVSFYERAFGAVELRRFSNEDGSIHVSELSISGTLFHLHETTSASCYFSPDVHNGTTVCIGLFVADVDSVMKHAISAGAVEINPAQDYEYGYRQGVVKDPFGHYWQVQQKI
- a CDS encoding CinA family protein encodes the protein MIKQHETVIETCSRLMAEQQLTMASAESATAGKLAYAFSQTEYSGTVLKGGLISYDAAIKEKILKVPVALVERYSPESKEVTREMALRIRALMKADISVAVTGLTTPGGSERPGKPVGTMFYCIEFKKNIIDRCKIFKGSADEIIDGTIEQIARTIIRMLRTSNNKREE
- a CDS encoding low affinity iron permease family protein, translating into MKAKASWFESAANKVTRWTGSSAAFGIAAGVILVWGISGPVFGFSDTWQLVINTGTTIITFLMVFLIQKTQNKDSKAIQLKLNELIAASRMASNRLVDVEDLNEQELDTLHKYYQKLADAMAKEKDLHTSHSIDAAEALHRLKIKSSVTGDDKAA
- a CDS encoding DUF4142 domain-containing protein, which translates into the protein MKTTNKLLITATAIFLWSCGGQNSNDPAAKADSVNEAVTDSAQSAGIPMAAPAEDDAKFAVDAANGGMAEVQLGQLAQSKATDPKVKEFGQMMVTDHSKANEELKTLAASKNITLPAAPSEANQKTEADLTSKSAADFDKAYIKQMVKDHEATVKLFEDGQKNVKDADIKAFIDKTLPVLRTHLEQSKSLDKAK